From Streptomyces sp. CMB-StM0423, a single genomic window includes:
- a CDS encoding CinA family protein, whose amino-acid sequence MTTKNTDGAAAGLLALCDELGVTLAVAESLTGGLLAAEITAVPGASQAFRGAVIAYATDLKRDVLGVDSSLLAQRGAVDGEVARQMAAGVRWRLGADWAVATTGVAGPDPQDGQQPGTVFVAVAGPEGRTETRSLNLTGSRTEIRTAAVGEALTLLRRHLDAVPKGQDGRKYPENPDQEAPYSSLGER is encoded by the coding sequence GTGACCACAAAGAACACCGACGGGGCCGCTGCCGGCCTGCTCGCCCTGTGCGACGAGCTCGGCGTCACCCTCGCCGTCGCCGAATCCCTCACCGGCGGCCTCCTCGCCGCCGAGATCACCGCGGTGCCCGGCGCCTCCCAGGCGTTCCGGGGCGCCGTCATCGCGTACGCGACCGACCTCAAGCGCGACGTGCTCGGCGTCGACAGCTCGCTGCTCGCCCAGCGCGGCGCCGTCGACGGCGAGGTCGCCAGGCAGATGGCCGCCGGGGTGCGCTGGCGGCTCGGCGCCGACTGGGCGGTGGCGACGACGGGCGTCGCGGGACCCGATCCGCAGGACGGCCAGCAGCCGGGTACGGTCTTCGTGGCCGTGGCCGGTCCCGAGGGGCGGACCGAGACGCGGTCGCTGAACCTGACGGGCTCTCGCACGGAGATCCGCACGGCGGCCGTGGGGGAGGCGCTGACGCTCCTCCGGCGGCACCTGGACGCGGTACCGAAGGGGCAAGACGGGCGGAAATACCCGGAAAATCCTGATCAGGAGGCCCCGTATTCCTCGCTTGGCGAACGGTGA